The following nucleotide sequence is from Choristoneura fumiferana chromosome 22, NRCan_CFum_1, whole genome shotgun sequence.
TGTCCATATTTTCGCATGCTTGAAAGCAGCATAGCAGAGAGTAGTGAAACAGGTCCTAAGTAACTTAACCTTTACAGGCTTTACGTAAAATCTGGTTGATATTATACATTTTCAAAACGCATCCTTTTTGCGTTTTTTCTTAAAGCTAGTGATGAAATAGTATCAGTAGATATTAGTGACGTTCTGGTATTTTGGAGTTCTTGTCGTTTACCAGTAAGTACTACCCTAGACATTCACGATCAAACTTGAATACCTAATAGTAGTAGTGATCCAATTTCGTATACACACCAGCGCCGTACAGCGCCGTTGATTTGGTAGAGCATACCGTGTCTAGGCGAAGCATTATAGTGTAGAGACTTTAGAACTAGATCGGTATTGCTAAAGTAGAATACGATAGTGGGCCAGTTTTATAACTCATTGATAAATTCTTGGTATTTTATGTGTCAGATATGTATGCcgtctatttttattttatttgagtaaagAGAGACGGTGAAGTCGTGGACTCAATATAGCGTAGTGGTTGGACCTCTGGGTTCTCAAGAAGAAGATCGTGGGTTAAGTGCATGCTCGCAACTTTGGAGTTTATTTATGAGataaatttaccatgagctttacggcgaaggaaaacatcatgaggaaacaaGGCGTACACCCACGAAAAATTCAatgatatgtgtgaagttccaaaacCGCTCTGGGCCCGTGTAGGAATTACGACCCAAGCCCTTtctttctgagaggaagcctgtgccttgcagtgggacgtatgccAAGATGCTAATATGGTGAAACAGAGACGACGTCATAAATATCTGTTAcacaaaatattatataatatgtataaaaatacagtaaattctatacaaatatttttaagtatgtGTAGTTTTTATTACCCAAATGGTTCTTTATtcgtttaaaaataacattacagGGGAATGACAGTGACGTCAGGCAGCGTTGTTTTAGCTAAAGATGAGAAGAATCTAATAGGAATCAGCATCGGTGGGGGCGCACCTTTATGTCCCTGTTTGTATATTGTACAGGTAACACTATAATAGAAAGGGGGAGGGAAACGGCCCGGGCGCGGCCCGTCATTACCATGGTAGAGTCATTTTACTACGATCCCTATGATACTTGCAATGAAAaagtggtttaattttttgagaAAGCTTGCTATTGTCACAGAGATTTTCGTAAAATGACGTGCAGACTTATACATTCATAATTCAAAAATATgccataataattaaaaaataagtaatgccAATTTAAAAACATGCAATGCATATATAattattcaaaatcaaattatGGGTGTAGACGTTACGTTAATCAAAATGTTTTCTGTCAAATTCCAGATTTTTGACAATACCCCGGCTTCCAAAGACGGCACTCTTCAAAGTGGCGATGAGCTCGTTGGGGTCAACGGACAGACAGTAAAGGGGAAGACCAAAGTCGAAGTGGCAAAGATGATACAAGCAGCCAAGGTATGAAAGGTTTTTTGTTCTACGAGTATATTCACGGCTCAAATCAAACCCCTAATTAATAGACGCTTATTAAGCGTATGTTAACTAAGCATCGTTTGTCTCTATCAGTCATTAGATATTTGCCTTCCCTAAACGTAGACAAAACTTATAGGATAACTTTGTTGTTCTTCTGTCCGTTCATCTGTCATCGTCCTTTTCTCCGAAACGAGCGGAGATATGATAGctcaaattaatattaaatacaacaAATACTCAGGTTTGCTATACATTGGAGCAGTGAAGAAATCAAATTTCTAAGACAatacaatcaaaagatacagacAGTCATTAAAGTGTTTTCCGTAGAACTTGCTTGTTTGtcaaattgtgtttgtttatttgttttgtacgacagtaaagagtttacatacatacatacagtcaaggaaactgaatcacgtatccaatggaacctatgtgctactaacttcatgttgacatctcatacatcTGCCagagaaatcatagcgaaattggttatgaaaagttccactctggtacgtgattcagtttccttgactatACCAACTAACTTTCCCCCAAAAATTTCAGGACGAAGTAACAATAAACTACAACAAACTCCACGCGGACCCTCGCCAAGGTAAATCCCTGGACATCATCATGAAGAAGATGAAGCATCGTCTCGTGGAGAACATGTCTTCAGGAGCGGCTGATGCTTTGGGCTTGTCGCGAGCCATACTTTGCAATGATACGTTGGTGGCCAAGTTGGATGAGCTTAGGGAGACAGAAACCACTTATAAGAGGCTGGTGGAACATGCCAAAAGGTATGTTGGGCTTAAATGGTTCCGAAGAAAGAAATTGCCGTTTGCAAGACCGGcaattttgctgatttgggaccatttcgtgacatactacttttttttttaattttaccctGACCTTacctctttctaccctcgtcttgtaccgtgtgatagaaagaattgatgaaagcgattgtgatttcaagtaaGTGTTTAGCAATAAGGCACTTTTAATACACCTTAGTATGCTTTCAGGATGCTAAAATCTTACTTCGACCTGCTCCAAACGTATAAGTCGCTCGGAGACATCTTCTCCAGCATCGGCGTGCGCGAGCCGCAGGCGAGGGCATCTGAGGCTTTCTCCAAGTTCGGCCACTACCACCGCTTGTTAGAACGGGATGGCATTAAAATGCTGAAAGCTCTAAAGCCAGTAAGTTGGTTtcgcttagattttttttattagatccATGTTTAAAATGCTTATTATGGAATACCGTTACCAAAAATGTGTTCTCATAAACATGTTTCCAGATCTTATCGGACATGGGCACATACCTAACGAAAGCTATTCCAGACACGAAGCTGACCATTCGCAAATACGCCGACACCAAATTTGAGTATCTGTCGTACTGTCTCAAGGTCAAGGAGATGGATGACGAGGAATATGGTTACAATGCCCTCCAAGAGCCCCTGTACAGGGTGGAAACTGGGAACTACGAATACAGGTGACAAAATCTGAGTGGGTAACCTAGTAGACTACCTTATCGGAAAATGACCACATCGCAAAATGGCTATGTTGCAAAATGTTACTATCGTTCTCATcctatcagccgtaggacgtccactgttggacattaggcctctcccatagacctccagttgcttcggttggaagcagcctgcatccaccgtgaacccgtggctttaactaggtcatccgtccatctcgttggtggacgtcctacgctagcCGATCCACGttctctattcgagaacttttcggcccccatggccatctgttcttcgtactatatggcctgctcattgccactttaacgagcTAAGTCGCTTGGCTAtttcggtgaccctcgttcttttaggtatctcctcatttttgattcgatcccgtagagaaagcCGGAGCATAGCCTAACTTATAGTGTGTTACGTTTTGTATCCattatgtcatcactggcatcACACACTGATGACTTACGCCTTAAGGCAATGAGGAATTTTAGACGAAAGGCCGTTGCGGAGTTTCCCACAAATGTTAAAATGACACAATAGTCCTGATTTTTTGTCGTTCTCAGGTTAATTCTGAGATGTCGCCAAGATGCCCGCGGACGTTTCGCGCGACTCCGTTCCGACGTGCTCATCAAACTGGAACTGTTAGACAACAAGAAGACACAGGACGTGGCCTTCCAACTAAAACGGTTTATACAAGGACTGGCCGTGTATCACAAGTATGTCTATGGAGGGTGGGAACAGTACCTGTAATTGTCGACCCGAAATGAATGACAATAATGTACTTaatatcgaaccaactgaatcatgacccactgtgaaacttttttatataaaaagtcatagtgacatcgcaatGCTTATCAAGGGAATAAATTATGACACACTGTGAGAAAGTtgtacggtgggtcaggaatcaaatgttTCGACTGTACGGTGGTAGAACCCCTCATTTTtggcattattttaatttgtactttgaaattaactaataatataaagccagaaataataagaatttaacaatataaataattataaaactaccTCGTGCAAATCTCCCCCACACAGACCACAGATCGAAGTATGTACGTGTAAATTCAGATAAGACTGCAATGCAAATTCCGTAGAATGACACTTTTAAAAACTGTCAAGCAGACACTTGTTAAGTTTGACAACTTTAACAATACTGACAAAGTCCTTGTGAACGTTAGGTTCTTAGTTTACACCTGTCACTTTTAGTTCAGTACCTTTTTTTTCAGCGAAACGGTAGAGCATCTAAAGGAGAATGCTACCCTATTTCCTGTAGAAGTGGACCTTTCGCAGAACGCCTTCCAATACAAGTCTACTGCTCAGCTAATACAAGTGagtaaacattttaatatttttttacatattttaatgaAGTTTAGGTGGTTGGCAAAAGAGGCGTACACtttcatatacctacctacgtctGCAATCGCCGACTTAGACATTGAAAATATCGTCCTACAATAGCTTGTTGATTTGCGTATTCGTACGAGTGTGCCCCTTGCCGGAGTGATTTTTAGGGTTATCTGAACAAGGTTTGCTTTTCATTGCTACTGCCAGGGCATGCTGGTCCTACTCAGTCTTAGTACGGTCTTACTCTCTAAAATAGGTTACGTTGCGATCCATGTTGTTCAATACGACACAAATGAtcttaataggtacctacctacccttaAATGATACAAATGTAGACCCACCTAAGGCTTTTTGCTATTTTGGTAGTAAAAATTGTCCTAAACTCTTTTACTGCTTGCCCAGGTAAATCTCTTTTTCCTCATCAGGAATTAAACGATAATTTCCAGATAAGagacaaataaatataacaaagcAATATTTTTCACAGGACAACCAAGAAGAGGATGAAATCGAATACGCAAGAGAAATACAAGAATACCACGACATAGACGAGAATGCAATTGTATCCAATAGACGACAGAATAAAGATAAAGACGCCACTGATTCGTCTCAACACCTACTATCCATTGACACTAATGACTACCAATTTGATACGCCTGACACCCTTAACAAGACTGACACTTTTAACAAGACTGACAATTTAGACAAAACTGACAATCTTACGCTTTTAACGGAGCTAGGGTTAGCAGACGACTTTGGTGAATTCCAAATTGGTCTCATGGATGATTTTATGCCTAATAAAAACGATAATGACGACGTCTTCGATAAGTTGTTAAGTGAACTGAATATTGGcaagtaatttttgttttgttttgaggAGGTTTAATTGTGTTTGGTAATAAACTTGTATATTGATGTtgagtttattgttttattggaCTTCATGGACTTCATcaagcgtttatacctgctgagctggcaatgttgcatttttgttagtttttctcgattatttccataaaaattgaatgaaaattataaatgtggtctgatagaactcttcttaatatataagttaatgtgtctactccaataattattcgttatagacttttattttctttaaaacgaTGTTTATTAATCgtttactaacaaaaatgcaacgttgccagctcagcaggtataaaccctCTTAATGCAACCGTACACTTTAGGTTCTCAATGTGGGcgataaaaagaaataaataacccCCTTCTGAACTTTGACTGCTTTTAGGTGGGCAATGGAAGTAGAACGctcagaaaaaacaaaaaacaggaGGCGTTACTTTGTAAGTCAAAGAATGGGGGTGGGGGGGCGTTTTACAAAAAAGAGCGGCTGAGGTTGAGAACCTATCATGCTCTACCTGCTACCTACACTATAATTAGTTGGTGACTTAACATAATAAGTTGTCCTTTAGTTTCATTTTCTGACGTGTAGTGTTGTTACATCTATCGATGATTTTTTATCAACAACCCAAGTAGGTAGCGTAGGTTAGGTATAGGCTAATTGAAACAATTTgtgttttctttaaattttattacaaaaatagaaaaaatatcctattccaAACATGTAATTACaccaataattaataaatgattacaTACACATTTTTTACATCTGTCTCCATCCTTTTTTCGAACAACAGTACGTAATATATTTTACAtgcaaattttatgaaattttactATCTTCATAAATCAACATTTTTGTTTCCAGTTGCTAATGTAACGCCATCTATTTAACGCCTTTagatacaaacttttgcatacACATTCATTACACAGAGAAGGTTCGTCTTATATACACCACCCTCCATAAACAGGTGTATAACACGTCAAAGATGTGTGTGACGTTACCGGCGCAAAATTTAAGCAGGCATGATTCTGATTCACCCAAATACTGGATGAAATATTCTCCACTCGTTTATGACTCCATGTAGATCTTCTCTAACCAGTTTTATTTTCCCAAGCTAATGTCCTTGCTGCAAACTGCACTGCTATACACACATACACTACGCTATGTTGGTTTACTACACTGCGTCCATTCTTTTTAGCATTGGCAGAGGTAACCCCTTTCCCAAAGCGCTGACTAGTCTCTTCCCCCGGTATCCATGTTTCTGTTCAAAATAGTGGCTCAATCTTTCCCCTTGGTACGGATCAAAAATCAATGGTTCAGGCTTGTCATCGACACCTTCGAATAACATGACCAATTTGGTCACTTTAGGTATAACGTTGAATACGTCAAGTTTTTTAACCTTTTCTGGATCAATGTTGTCAACCAATTTCTGTATTTCGGACGCAGCGGCGTCATGGAGCGATTGAAGTTTGGTTTTGGCTGTTTTCTTCAGTTCGTGTATCGTTTCTAGGGTTGCTGTTGTGTGATGGAGGATTGTGAAGATGGTTATCTGAAATTGTAGGTTTGAAAATGTTTTAGGGTAGTTTTTCAGGGCTGTGCGGAGCGAAAAAAAAGTCCAAAGTCAGTgctattgtatgtatgtatgtaaactctttattgtacaaaagaaaagaaacaaaacacagttgacaaactttgagatacttgtacaaaggcggacttatccctttaagggatctctaccagtcaacctttgagtagatgagaggagcatcTATTGTTCCAGAGTTGTAGAGCCAAAATGGCCATTTGACTCGCAATCATGTATGCAGTTGTCTGCAAAATTACATCTaattttaggggctgtttcaccgatGCCGATGCCGTctatttgtttcgttcgaatagacggcatcacatttaaccgtcagttatcactaatcaatggatggcgaaacagtcCCTCAGTGttgggattgacttgaaatttttgcaatagtagataggtaggtatatacaatGCAAGTATTACACTACACGTcaacagtcaataaaaagtacctaccaaagcggATCTAGAGTCGAAGCAAACCAGGGCACAGATTGTCAATTCTAAGGATAGatcgattttataaaattacttttaggGTGCTAAGCAAAGGCGCCCAAATTTTCTTACCCCGGTTTCAGAATTTCGTAAATTGAGCGCTGAAAAGTACACTCAAAAAAGtagctacaaaaaaaatatttgcctaTTCTGTTAGGGGAAATTCACAATTGCCGTTTTAGCGGCACTATCAGTAAGGTTTCTCAGGTAGGTAGTGAAGGGACTTACCAGAACTAGGACCTTCATTGTGCACGGCTCCTCGCAAACTGCTGTCAAATGGTTGGTGTTTGATAGACTGTTGTATTTAAATAATGGACGCAGAATCTTATTAAATTGACGCACAGGCCTATTCTGGTGGGCGGTTGGAACTGACGCGATTTTGTTGCGGTTAGCTTGCAGGACCAGAAATTAGTCAAACAGCGAGGctcctacgaaattcgaaaatcgaagttcgtgtcatttCGCCTCTCTGAcaattacactatttaatacgagagtgagaaggacggcacgatacgaatttcgattttcaaatttcgtagtagagcCCCAGTTCTCCTCATATCCGGatagcctcctgagtcctgacattttttaacaaactcagcgtttaagacctagacgtgattgaccagctttgttattttggatattatttccaaattcttagaattctttattcagagaacaatttgtactttataaagtacattcggccgttattcttagtgttgattagtcctttataaagtacgcgaggataAGGAGTGGAATGCCCTGCAGGTTCTGTGTTTCTTGATCGTTACAATCTGACCGTcgtcaaatctagggtgaatgggtATTTATTAGGCCAGAGTGCTCCATCAGTCTATATCTTCGCCTACCATCAGGTGTGACTGTGGTCAAAcgctacaaataaataataagtcaggaattttAACTGTTATAAAAATGGCCTTCCGTGTCCtagtaggcggggcttaaaaGCGTGTTCTTCGCTTCTTTTGACGgacatctgacattgcatcacgcgagcaaaccaatccctgctttctttatgaattttaaccaatcaaaagCAGGTCTATTTTCAACCTggaaaatgattcgtatttgaatcatacataagtcgttttggtttgaAATAGGTATGGCCCTTTTGTGTGGAATTTCTCCCGAGTTACGCTTCCtggcttattatttattcgtaggtcaAACGCAAGCTTACGAGTAtttctatgtaaaaaaaatacttttccaCTCTTTATAAGCTTCAACGCACAGAATACTCCTTCAGCGAAAGTGTCACACGACACGCGCCATTATCAAAATTCAGctcgcggcgcccgcgccgtgCGCGAAGATTTATTACGACTTCTGATGTAATTATTGTACAATGGCTACACGGCGCCAATTAATTGGTGGTTTCAGCGTCAAATAGATGATTaattttaat
It contains:
- the LOC141440421 gene encoding uncharacterized protein; translated protein: MKVLVLITIFTILHHTTATLETIHELKKTAKTKLQSLHDAAASEIQKLVDNIDPEKVKKLDVFNVIPKVTKLVMLFEGVDDKPEPLIFDPYQGERLSHYFEQKHGYRGKRLVSALGKGLPLPMLKRMDAV